One part of the Arabidopsis thaliana chromosome 4, partial sequence genome encodes these proteins:
- the FBD1 gene encoding FBD-associated F-box protein (FBD-associated F-box protein (FBD1); CONTAINS InterPro DOMAIN/s: F-box domain, cyclin-like (InterPro:IPR001810), FBD (InterPro:IPR013596), F-box domain, Skp2-like (InterPro:IPR022364), FBD-like (InterPro:IPR006566), Leucine-rich repeat 2 (InterPro:IPR013101); BEST Arabidopsis thaliana protein match is: F-box/RNI-like superfamily protein (TAIR:AT1G69630.1); Has 30201 Blast hits to 17322 proteins in 780 species: Archae - 12; Bacteria - 1396; Metazoa - 17338; Fungi - 3422; Plants - 5037; Viruses - 0; Other Eukaryotes - 2996 (source: NCBI BLink).): MEEDRESRVSAKPSGDRVDRLRNLPDCLLFKILLNLPTKDVVKLSVLSRRWRNVWRYVPGLDLECGDFMVREYYDSSEFNALLGFVYRFLGFNSESCLQKFKLTVNWYDDVQLETVHFTEWFNAVVKRKVQHLHILDKTWGRDEVVIPPTVFTCGSLISLNLYDVYLPNREFVSLPSLKVIVLDAVVFDEDFAFEMLVSGCPVLESLSVNKINLNDISESVQVSSQSLLSFSYVADDDDYLEVVIDAPRLHYLKLNDKRTASFIMKNHGSLLKADIDFVFNLGSEYMFDPNYLPTRHIIRDFLVGLSGVKDMIISSSTLQVIYDYSRCEQLPLFRNVSFLRVEFADYRWEMLPIFLESCPNLKSLVLGFSIPPGKEGANILPGPRRFLTSLEYVKIAKPMAAEASEIKLKLVSYFLENSTILKKLTLCLRNFREKEESVIVKKLLTIPRLSPSCQVFVL, translated from the exons ATGGAAGAAGACAGGGAGAGCCGCGTTAGTGCGAAGCCATCAGGTGATAGAGTAGATCGGCTGAGAAACTTACCAGATTGCTTGCTTTTTAAGATTCTCTTGAATCTTCCCACCAAGGATGTGGTTAAGTTAAGTGTACTATCACGCCGCTGGAGAAATGTCTGGAGATATGTACCTGGTTTGGACTTGGAATGTGGTGATTTCATGGTGAGGGAGTATTATGATTCATCGGAATTCAACGCTTTGTTGGGTTTCGTTTATAGGTTTCTAGGTTTTAATAGCGAGTCGTGTTTACAAAAGTTTAAGTTAACGGTTAATTGGTATGACGATGTTCAGCTTGAAACTGTTCATTTCACCGAGTGGTTTAACGCTGTTGTTAAGCGGAAAGTTCAACATCTCCATATCCTGGACAAAACTTGGGGGAGAGATGAAGTGGTGATACCCCCAACAGTTTTTACGTGTGGGAGCTTGATATCCTTAAATCTCTATGACGTATACTTGCCTAATCGCGAGTTTGTGTCTTTACCTTCCCTCAAAGTTATCGTTCTAGATGCAGTTGTGTTTGACGAAGATTTCGCTTTCGAAATGCTGGTCTCAGGCTGCCCAGTTCTCGAAAGCTTAAGTGTAAACAAGATTAACTTGAACGACATTTCAGAAAGTGTTCAAGTGTCTTCGCAGTCTCTATTGAGCTTCAGTTATGTTGCAGACGATGATGATTATCTAGAAGTTGTAATTGATGCTCCTAGGCTTCACTATCTAAAGCTCAATGATAAACGAACTGCAAgttttataatgaaaaatcaTGGCTCCCTTCTTAAGGCGGatattgattttgtgtttaacTTAGGTTCCGAATATATGTTCGATCCAAATTATCTACCAACGAGACATATAATTCGTGACTTTCTTGTCGGTTTATCTGGTGTTAAAGATATGATCATCTCTTCGAGTACTCTTCAG GTCATATATGATTACTCAAGATGTGAACAACTACCCTTATTCCGTAATGTATCTTTCTTGCGTGTTGAATTCGCCGACTACAGGTGGGAAATGTTGCCAATCTTTCTTGAGAGCTGCCCGAATCTAAAATCTCTTGTCTTG GGATTTAGTATACCTCCAGGGAAGGAGGGAGCTAATATTTTACCTGGACCCCGGCGGTTTCTAACATCTCTCGAGTATGTTAAGATTGCAAAGCCGATGGCAGCGGAGGCAAGCGAGATAAAACTGAAACTAGTGAGTTACTTTCTAGAGAACTCAACAATCCTCAAGAAACTCACACTATGCTTACGTAACTtcagagagaaggaagaatcTGTCATCGTCAAGAAACTCCTTACCATTCCAAGACTCTCTCCTTCATGCCAAGTTTTCGTTCTCTGA